A part of Desulfomicrobium baculatum DSM 4028 genomic DNA contains:
- the rsmH gene encoding 16S rRNA (cytosine(1402)-N(4))-methyltransferase RsmH, which produces MDAYSDHIPVMLEEVMHWIAPRPGGFYMDATLGLGGHAARLMELTNGQARLLGLDRDEQALAKAGERLAQYGENVQLAHTSFQHFSRALREVGWDKLDGVIADLGVSSLQLDSPERGFSFLQDGPLDMRMDPGSGGEPASVIVNGASFERLRQLLWDYGEEPMAGRIAGAIVKIRETARIDSTLELARIVAAAYPAKRRALSRNHPATKTFQALRLEVNQELREVEFFLERIVDHLRPGARICVISFHSLEDRIVKRAFRKESSACLCPREYPVCQCGHTQKLRLPFRKPLIPTEDEMRANSRSRSAKLRVAERVDGETR; this is translated from the coding sequence ATGGACGCATATTCCGATCACATTCCGGTCATGCTCGAAGAGGTCATGCATTGGATCGCGCCGCGTCCCGGCGGATTCTACATGGACGCGACCCTTGGGCTGGGCGGACATGCTGCCCGGTTGATGGAGCTTACCAATGGGCAGGCCCGGCTTTTGGGGCTGGACCGGGACGAACAGGCCTTGGCCAAGGCTGGGGAGCGGCTGGCGCAGTACGGCGAGAACGTGCAGCTGGCCCATACCTCGTTTCAGCATTTTTCCCGGGCCCTTCGGGAAGTGGGCTGGGACAAGCTCGACGGCGTGATCGCCGATCTGGGCGTGTCTTCCCTGCAACTGGACAGCCCTGAGCGGGGCTTTTCCTTTTTGCAGGACGGCCCTCTTGACATGCGCATGGACCCTGGGTCAGGCGGTGAACCCGCATCGGTCATCGTCAACGGAGCCTCTTTCGAGCGGCTGCGTCAACTGCTGTGGGACTACGGCGAAGAGCCCATGGCCGGGCGCATCGCAGGCGCCATCGTCAAGATCAGGGAAACTGCCCGGATCGACTCCACCCTTGAGTTGGCCCGCATCGTGGCTGCGGCGTATCCGGCCAAGCGGCGCGCATTGTCGCGCAATCATCCCGCGACCAAGACCTTTCAGGCCCTGCGGCTGGAAGTGAATCAGGAGTTGCGGGAAGTTGAATTTTTTCTGGAGCGGATTGTTGATCATTTGCGGCCTGGAGCGCGTATCTGCGTCATTTCCTTCCACTCTTTGGAAGACCGCATTGTGAAGAGGGCTTTTCGCAAGGAAAGTTCCGCTTGCCTGTGTCCGCGGGAGTACCCCGTGTGTCAGTGCGGACATACGCAAAAGCTCAGGCTTCCCTTTCGCAAGCCCCTTATCCCCACCGAGGACGAGATGCGGGCCAACAGCCGTAGTCGCAGCGCCAAGCTGCGCGTGGCGGAGCGAGTCGACGGAGAGACGCGGTGA
- the mraZ gene encoding division/cell wall cluster transcriptional repressor MraZ, with protein sequence MFRGHSQRTQDPKGRLMLPPEFRDEVFANSPDGKLVLTNFDDCVAAYPLPEWEIIEQSFSKLNMADRKVRDFHRFFISGAAEVTLDKQGRILIPPHLRNYAGLQKDIVLAGVGRKFEIWDQERFEAGRNALQENVDQVMDDLAEKGFELRF encoded by the coding sequence ATGTTCAGAGGGCATTCACAACGTACGCAAGATCCCAAGGGACGGCTCATGCTGCCCCCGGAATTTCGCGACGAGGTGTTCGCCAATTCTCCGGACGGCAAGCTTGTGCTGACCAATTTCGATGATTGTGTCGCCGCCTACCCACTGCCAGAATGGGAAATCATTGAACAGAGTTTTTCAAAGTTGAATATGGCCGATCGCAAGGTCCGGGATTTCCACCGCTTTTTTATCTCCGGCGCCGCCGAGGTGACCCTCGACAAGCAGGGGCGGATTCTTATTCCACCGCATCTGCGCAATTACGCGGGTCTGCAGAAAGACATCGTCCTGGCCGGGGTGGGACGGAAATTCGAGATTTGGGATCAGGAGCGTTTTGAGGCAGGACGCAACGCCCTGCAGGAGAATGTCGACCAGGTCATGGATGATCTGGCCGAAAAAGGATTTGAACTGCGGTTCTGA